Within the Amaranthus tricolor cultivar Red isolate AtriRed21 chromosome 15, ASM2621246v1, whole genome shotgun sequence genome, the region tctctctctcacggACTCTCTCAACATTCCTATGTTTTTCTAGTGAATATGGGGATTTAAAATATCGCCAAAGGACAAAAAATGACTTGGATAATAGGAGTTAAAAATAATAGGAAGATATTGGATTTGCAGGAGCATATTGCACAAGACAGAAATAAAGAGAAGAGAACTTTAAGGATGACCACAAAAGAGTAAAATTGTTGCTTCATGCACAGTTTCGACAATAACTTGTTATTGTTGCTTCTGTTGTACTATGTGTTAAGGTTAGTTAAAGACAAATTCAAGACTACTTTAAGCTTGCGGCAACagtgtaattttttttgcattttctttgtAATGATGTGTTGGTGTTTCTCAGCCTGAACCAACCATTTTTCTACaaaaacacaaataaaattacacaaaagaaaagaaatccCTTCTTCACAAATTTAGTGAGGCAACCAAGCAAAAACTAGGAGCATCAAGAGCAATGGAATATATAACCTTTgcttttttccttttaaattgaACTGTGTCCTTTGTATCCATCTTCCTAAGCGGTCGGTTTACAGGACTCTGCAACAGTAAATCTTCATCATCTGATCCATTTTTAGCTGTAGACAAGTCCTTTAATCCATGGGTATTTTTCAATCTCTTGTGTAACAACTTGAATTCTGAATCAGTCATTCGTGACCTTTCATCTTCAGCGGCCTTTAGATATTCATCCTGGAActttgatagtttctcaagaAACAGAGCATTGCGCAAGCCATAAAGCACTGGGACTCCAGGTATCTGGTAAGAAATGAGTGATAAGCTAATGTACATGCTTGTCAAGCACCATTTACACATCGCttgcaaaaatataaaataggatAAATATATATGCTGCTGAAGACATCAAGCAATAATGTATCAACAAACATACTTTACATTCTCTTCAACATTATTACTCCTTCGGTCTTCACGAAATTGGGATGTTCTCGTGAGATTGCCCCATTTTCGTAATTAGTAAAACTGACGGACTTCATCTATATCTATTTCCTTATCTTACCCTTTGTCCCAGCTTTTTTTGCTTTATCCCTTATACAAGTACCTTAAAGGATCTAGAGGAAACGCTAAGGTCATGATGGTATTGGAAGTAAATATTTATggagaaaataaaagtcaaaccaaGAAAATAAGGTTAATgaagtaaaaaattaaatgacttTCGTTGTTGTCAATTGTAAGAAATAGTTGTAAAGTGATAGAGaagaaaaaatagaagaatTGGTCACCTTATTTTTGGGTAAATATTTACCCTAGTGGGACGGAGGAGAAatattttcctctttttctcccAAAATAAAGTTGATCATTTTGCTTTCCTTTCATCTTCCTCATACCATTAgatattctttattcttcatctccTCTATCAAATTCACCTCTACTTACCTTCATATGTATAGTTTGACTTCTATTTCTCCCTTAAATATGTACCCTCAATACAAGAATGCCCTAAGTTACATTGATGCAGATACACctcaaaaaacaaaaaggtTGATCACGAATGGATCAAGATAAAAGACAAGTGAAACGAAAGCATGTCACACTTTGGAATAGAAATCCCCATGGAATCAAGTCCTGCAGACAACACCAGAGTTATAGGGCTTGTTGTATGTGAAATGCATCAATTATCATGAGCAAACTCTGTTGCCAAGGTAAGAGAACAAAGAATAAATGCATAGTTACAAAGCACAAGGGATTACAGTTAGAAGTCCTAATTTATGTCTCTTCCTTTGTATACCCTGCATGAAAAGTGGTTAATGTCTCTATCTCCTTGCTCATGGGCCGCACTACACCGAATCATGTAAAATCTTGTTACTTGTTAGTGTTCTTAAATGTCTTCTCAAAGTTCATTATATAGTTGGCTTAGTTACATGTATTACTGCACAGAGATAACACCTATCTTAAACTTAAAATCCTAAGACGCTTTGATAAGTTGCATATTAACATTCGTTGGGAAGGTATATTGTCTTTTATTTTGGTTAATGCTCCATCCAAAGTAACCCAACAGCACAGAAAAAAATAGACAGGAAATGACATCCATCCATTTGACAGATGATATTAGCAATTCCAAACACCAATGTTTATATATTAGTCAGGAAATGGAACAATTGCTGCATAAAGAATGCAAGTCATTTGTTCTGAAATCAAACCTCCACCAGGCAACTTTATAATCACAAGAAAAACAGATAAGAGAACCAAAACTCGAGTTACCTTACGACATTTCTCCCGCAAATCAATGTCTTGAGTAGCAACAAAAAAGTGGTCAGGGTTATTATCTCCTATAATCTTGATTATGCAATTCAAAGCACTTTCCTTCTCTTCATGATCACATCTGCCAGAAGGTCGAGTGGTAAATGTTTAACGGAAATTTATTGTCGTGATCAAAGAGACTCTACAACATCAATAAAGTCCAGGTGAACATTCATATTCTTTAGCAATACATGTCCCATAATGATATTTAATTCCTCAGCTTTAGAAGCACACATCTCAAACACTGTATCTAATTAATGATCAAAGCTAACCAAAATGCACCATAAcaccaaaatatataaattcTAAGAGACTGCAAACAGCTACTAAGAGGAATAACACACTATAAGACATCAAATCCCATAGACAGAATCAGCCAACAATAAGTATGAGAGGCGTTGCACAGGAGATTTATTTCAAGAACACCAAGGGCTTCATTCGTCTATTTTAACTTACTTCAAGAAATTTAAAGTTTAGAAAAGTCCCATACAAGTTCAGATAGAGATTTTTTGTACCAAAGCTGGCCATCCAGCATCAAGGTACCATTCAATAAAGGTGGAAAGAAAAGTATATGGGAGTTCGGGACACCTTGAATTAAAAAAGTGAATTTGCCTAAGCAAGAAAATCAAAACACAGTTTCACATACAAGAGCAAAAGACAACAGATATGAACTCAAGAATATAGATAATATTCCTTTTGTTTACAAGAGTATAGGTAAGCTTTCTTCAAAAGCACAAAGAACATTGAAAATCAAGGGAGCTAacatcaaaaaagaaaatgccAACCAATTCAATTAAGAAAaccaaatctatttaaaaattgaaaatgacacACAAACTTCTAACTTGAAAAATCCCATTGCCAAAACCTCCATGAATgagaacccttaaaattgagCAAAGGTTGCTCTGCCTCTACTTGGGTAAGACATTCATCTAGACCTCTCTATATCTAACACAATATAACAAAATGTACATGATACAAACACTCTTGAAATCCCtaattcaaacaaatcaaacccATTTCACACAAATGAATATCatattcatttgataaatccatCCATTAGAATAAATGCattatagaattaaaaaaatcaagcaAATTAGGCCTATAATAAAGTATGCAAAAAAAGTAATAGTAAAACCAAACCTAGCAAGCTTGTAATCTCTGCAAGAAGCACGAAACGACTTGGCATGTGAGCTTCCCAAAGACTTTAACTCTTCAATAACACATCTACCCACAATCAAAATCACAACCATAATAAGTAGAAAAAATCATttagacaaaaaaatataaagctgAATAGGAAAGTTAAAATTACCTGGTAGTGAAGAGTTGAACAGGAGCACCAAGGGTATTAGAGACAGTAGTATCGGCGAGATGATTAGCAACAAGATGATGAACAAATGTACCATCACAAAGTACTTTAAAAGGTTCCCTAAAACCAAAACAAGCACAGAAACGCTTTATAGTTTTCCTGTGACGTTTCTGCTTTGCAAACCTCATCTTTGATAATCACAAAAACCCTACTGAAATTCAATTATAATagttaaaattaacaaatgccGAAGAGAAATCAGAAAGATTTGAACAAAATGACACCTATAAAAGACAATTAATGAATTAACTCAAAATTAGACCGGAAAATTATTCATAAAGAACTAACCTTTGGGATGCTGAAAAGTAGAATTCTCTTGAAGATAGTATGAAGGATAAATCCGTACTTAATTGCAGATTATATTTACTAGTAATTGCAGCAGCCGTCACAATCCCTGTCCAGTtcaataggaaaaaaaaattagcccaACAAATTACGAAAACTATAGAGTCTGTAAAACCtaaaatgaaattcaaattAAGGTTTCAAACCCTAGATTGAAATTCGAGCTCATGAAGAACATGAAATTCGAAATTGAagaaccctaaaccctaaaccctaaattcGAATTTGGTTTCTAACATAACCCAGTAGCCACAATTGAAATTGAATACTTACCCTCAAGCAATGGAGAGTTTGCAGAAATAGCTTTCCTTCAAGAAATGTAGAAGTTGCAGTGTAAGGAAGGAGCTGAGACAAGAAAGGAGATATTTTGGGGTGATTTAGAGAATCGTTTCCCTTATTAATGCtcattatgaaaataattttcagtgtccatcaaaagaaaaatatttctcACAATACGGTCTATGTAGGGctgtttttttttaatgcaGTCAAACAAAATCGCTTTTTTAAATAACAAGTttgtatatttatgtaaaacGCCATTACACATAACGGTTCagtgaatattttttttaatttggaaaaTACAAAATCGCTGTTGCAAATGGCGGTTTATCCTTGGAGGCACCTTTTGCAAATTAACTAAACCACTACTTCAAATGACAGTTCACCCTCTATATAAACCACCACTTCAAATGGCGATTTTGTCTGCAGCCTTTTTTCCATTGTATCTCAAACTCTTGTACATTAAATGTTTCATACCCtgcattaaaataatttaacacTCCATATTACATAACTAATGAACCAACAAGCACCTGCAGTACTCAAAAACACCTCATCCATCGTTGTTTCAAATAAAAACGAGGACGATTGTACACATGAATAATGAAAATagcgcatatatatatatatatattacataacgACCATCCGAAATAATACATAAGTTGAATATGTACAATAATCATCCTAAGTCAAGTAATCTAGACTCCTCGACCCTGTTTGTTGCGTGCATCGGTTATAGAGGTCGGTGAGGACTCATCATCCTCTATGATGACATCAAGAGCAGGTGATTGTCgctgactagcacgctgatatgtcaAGATCCGGTTAGGAGGCAATGGATGTGGAGGAGTGGACACAGGCCCTGGGGGAACAAATGGCGACATAGCACCTGTAGATGATGATGGAGATCCTAAAAGATCGACCTCGAATAGATGAACGACCAGATTCTCTTGATGAACCTCTACTAGAACCTCGTGAAGAACTACCTCTGTGACCAGAACCTCTAGTAGAAGGAGTGTGCAACGTGTCATCATCAATGGCAATAGGACGGGTGGGAATTAGGTAATTGCTGCATCAAGAGCTTCTATTTTTTCATCATCCTCCTCTGgatcagaatcaatatgctcattcTCATGATCTAGAGAGTCAACCTCATTGGCATTATTGCTACCCAAGTGAGCCGTGGagaaggtgttcattacaccacaccCAATGgcacgtgaatgagttggacAAGTAAACTCATCTAGATGCTCATTTACGTAATTTGGGTTTattaacatttctgtgaatgtgtCATACACAATAGGACCCatctggaagttccatgctagtcatgactttcCTAGCATTAACCGAAttattaaccatttcaacataaacctccattgtcGTTCCGAGGGCTTGTGAAGCgacataagcaagagcactacGCTTTCATCATTCCTAACCGGAACTAACACATTCTTCCCAGTCACcggatatttcatctccatttttaatataaaagagttgcgatcacaaccaattacatcatacactttgctatgaaacacctcaaaagtagtattttgacgatggataaacatcactgccttcaatcctccattatacacaaCATCGAATCCCGTATAACTTACTttcccaccccaatacactataacgggataatgatccatattttGCACATACAAGCATTCTTTTCATGTGATATCACTACACTTTATTGTTGATTACGAGTAAGGGAAGTATAAATGTGTATACAAGAATGTGTAATATTAAAGTATTACAACACTTGTTAGAAAGgtcaattcaaatataaaactaacaataccatgaatatatactaaatccattaaactaacccaacAAAGTAGTAAACTTTCATTGTAGCATTTCATCGAACACTTTATATACATACAAAagaaatcataaaattcaactagaaatgtgtaaaatgtaagcttaaatcatgaattCAAGACAATGTTACAAACAATCAATctattataagttcaaatgacaacaatcatgaaaaaaaaaatcaatttacaaattaaaaaaaataagggtaagattcataccttaaatgtgGATGAGAATAAATAAGTAATCAAGGAGATGaagggaatgtagttgattgATTTAGTTGAGTGAGAAGAATTGTGAACAACTAGAGATTGAGTAaataaaagctttttttttatgaGAAGTCGAATGTGGAGAGGGAGGAAGAGACTAAACCACGAAAATGAGAGTAGCAGGCAGTGGCTGTTTTATTTTGCGCACGAACACAACCGCCATTTAAGGTGGCGGTCtacctattaatttttttttattttcaaattaatgCAAAACGCTCTTTCAAGAGATGGTTTAGATTGAATTCCTAACTAAACCGCTGTTTCAAAAAGtagtttcatttaaaaaaaggaaaaaaaaaccaatgCCCAGCTGTCCTACGTGGACAGTATTATGAGAAATATTTTGCTGACCAACGTaaagttgaaaatatttttataaaaagcaATAATTTCGGAAAAGATTCTAATTTAGATAGAGGAAAATAGGAGATTATATGCTTCTAATTGCTTtgattataatcaaatgtttAATTGGATTTAAcacatttttcataaattaaattatttcaattttaaatattaatatttataattaataaatttgtatTGAAAATGTTAATAAGATTTTACTTTACCATGTTTTAActtgtataaattgaaaataaagtacacattaaaaataatgtctAATGGGTGAATGTTGTCTAGAGAACAAATGAAATGTCACAAAATTGTTGTGAGAAATGGTCTCTACGAAAGACGCATttgatatatgggctaaatagcccaattaatataaattaaagagaaaataaaaatgtgggctttttattttgaggtcCTCTCtgtaagagacggtctctcacaaaagtAGCTGATAAAATATTTGAATAGAATTCAAAGGAGCATCAATTAGAGTAATAATTGGATTAATTAGATTAAAGGTAATATAAGGTAGTATTACTTGTATcagttagtctcttgagagaccgtctctttgagagacatatctcaagccTTGTCCATTAAAGATTGatgtctacttatcgtattcttaatgcctatttacattatctcTTTATGCTTACTTTtcatatctttaatgcctacttttaatatcttaaatgtctacttacatcattcttaatgcctacttataaaattttacaaaatatatgaTGAATCggccaattagagatggtctctcaagaaAACtgcctctcacaagaatttgtgtactaGTATAGTCGATGGTCATTTAAGGGTTATAGTCAAAACTGGTTATCAATAAGCTAACTTAttgaataaatgattattttttaaaaagaggTTAACTTAGTTAAACCTTAGATTAATAAGAGGACAAAGACTTGTACCATTATCGAAAAAGAATGGAGTTGATGTTAGAAAGATGTCAAAAATGCCTTAATCATCATCCATTAATATAAGTGAAAACAAATGTGGTTGTTGAAATGCAAGGGTTTggatttttgattaataataaaatggttAATCAAAGCACAAAAACAGAGCAACAACAATAGAGAACAAACACACAATATTAATGAGGTACTAAGGATACCCTCCCCTTTAAAACAagtttattatcattaatatactcaATAATACATCAATGATAACTCATACATCCTTTGAGAAGATTCTCTCAAAGTAAAGATTGAATCTTTAATGGCAATCTCTCAGATATATACTATTACAGGGAAGAAAGAACTCTCTTGGTGATAACCCTAGTTGTTTCTATGTATTAGGTTCTCCACTCTACTCTTAATGATGTTTTAAGCCTCTTTATATAacatataaaatattagaagcccTAGGACCAGAAGCTTGCTACCTAAGCCAAAAATCCGGTAACTTCAGAACTTCGCAGATTTGGGCCTGTTGCTCTTCCTTGGACGAGCGGTGTGATCAGGGCAACTTCTGCCAGCTGCCTTCTGTCGCCTTATTCCAGCACTTTGCTCCTTGTGCCTTGCCTGCcttgccttgttcaaggcacAAGTCAACCTTCATGTTGTTCACTCCCTTCCCTTTTTCAAGGCACGCCAAATCATCCCTAATGATCACTTCGTTAAGTAATCCAAAGCTTATGCTCCCATACCCCATTGTacacacataatcaattttaagCGTGCATACCATTAAGTATGCTACTAGGTGATCAAAGTCACCTCCAACGTCACTAGAGTTGGAACTTACTCCAACAATTACAAATGCATTGAGTAGAAGACAAGTCATTCTGTGGGGGCATTGAAGATATCATAAACTATTAAACAAACAACCTCAAGATCCTAAGTTGGAGAAGTTTATAGAGCCGATCAATAAAGGCAACGTGAAAGGAAACACAATCTAGAATGATGGTATAGAGCAATTACAACCACCAACGTATCAATGTCTACAAACAATCAGATCAATTCATCGAATTTCAACGACTTTTGAATTTTGTGTGTAATTAAGTCTCTTTCCATACATCCACTTCTTAACTTGTCAATTTTCTTATCATAACTTcctaacttttttatattagtttttgatttaagAGAGAAATAAACCAGCCTTTGAAATGAGCTTCACACATCTATCATTGTTAAGCTCCAAGTAGTTGTAACTTGTTCGCAACCGTCATGCAACTTCCATGCAAGTAGTAACTTCTTGTAACTCCTTTGCAATTTTCAACTTCCATGATCTTATGTGAGCATCTATTACATGACTTAACTTAAAGCCACTACATTGGAGGTTTTTATTCCGCGTATTAAGTCGATTATAGATCAGATGTTTTAAGTCGAATTAAAATTGGTTGTTGTATCCATGTTGATTTTTCATAATTGTCAATCCATTTCTTATGTCGGGTTAAATTAAGTTCGATTTTAAGTCGAATAAATATCGGATcatcgggtctgttttgaacactcCTACGACACTACTTAATAGTACTTAACTGAAACATAACCTCTTATTTAACTAATATTACAACGCACTTATATAACTCCCAACAACTAAAACTattataacactaaataaacTACAAAATACTAAATGTCTTTTTAAGcataaaaagttataaattagattaaaatttGATCACATCTAGCTTTTCTCGTATGATTTTCGATGATGGATTGAGATAAAAGTTTTTTGAGCGAGGGAGAATCGTATACCTAACATCATATGTGTAAAACACATTGCTTTGAAAAacaactagtctcttgagagatctTCTTTTTGAGAGACATTTTTCAGGCCTAAtccattaaaacttaatgcttatttacgtTAATTTTTATGCCTACTTATTAAATCTGTAATACCTACTCACAACATTTAAATGCTTACTTACATCATATTTAAcgcttacttacaatatttcaaaatatatattgggCAGGGCTCAATCAaagatgatctctcaaagagaccgtctctcacaagaatttgtgttgaaAAAAGAGTCCATTCCAATTGGGCTCTATGAGCATCCACAATAATGACTTCttctattattaattattataaacctgtattattaattattattgtacCATTTAGTTTCAACATActaggtattattttaattataaatatctttaattgtacttgagtaacaattataataagtggatgttaaattgttaataaattgacattagatgaatcaaataaattCTCACTTGgttatattttaacctatagacTAAAAATAAACACAAGTTAAGAGTGATAGGTAAATAGTGTTTGACAaacaaataagacaataatagtgaatggaagagagtattttttttcataatactAATTCTTTATAAAATGTAGATGCATGAATTTTTAATGTGAAACCTTTTTATTGCGGCCTGCtcctaatttttaaatgtagaTACCTTTTTACTATGGTCCGACCTCCTTTTTACCTTGATATTTATACAAATGTCAAATGGAACATTTGGTCTGAATTTAAAATAggattattttttatcaaataaaaaaaccaaaatttgGTGATTGCTCAAATCTTGTGCACGTAAACAAAACCTTATTGatgattttagttttcaaaaaaCCAGGTCAAAACTTTGAATACTTACATAACATAATCCGTTAttttataagtaaaaataatatattgggCTACTTATTATGATTTGATGGTCAATAGTAgaagaaatttattaattttttaaataaattcatttataTGTGGGCCAGGAAAATAAAATCCCATGTCACATCATTATAGATGCATTTGAGCTTAGCACAATATTTTTTCATGCAATGGAAATACCAATCTTACTTTACATAATttcaatatttgatttttttacgtCATGTAACTTAAATTATTATGTCACCTAATATCAAATCTATATTAATTCCAAATCAAGTTAAAAAATAttctatataaatttaataagtaAATAAGATAATGGgtgtacttttaatttttttaaaacatattagCACCTATAAAAAGGTTAGGAGGAGTTCATACTACATGCAACAAACTTTTAATcacattgttttgtttttctccCATTTATCTAAGTAATTCTTTTCAATAATACTTATAAAAATttagataataaaaatttaaattttaaaagatagAAAAACGTAGTTATGTGGAAGCTTAAAATAATGGAAGGGAAGGATCCATTGTTAGTAAGCATAAACGATCATGTTGGTCGACAACATTGGGAGTTTGATGAAGAAGCCGGAACATTGGAGGAACGAGTTGAGGTTGAGAGGGTAAGGAACGAATTTAGTAGTAATCGTTTCAATATGAGGCAAAGTGCCGATCTCCTTATGAGAATGCAGGTAAATACTTTATTACTAATCTTAAA harbors:
- the LOC130800895 gene encoding uncharacterized protein LOC130800895, whose protein sequence is MRFAKQKRHRKTIKRFCACFGFREPFKVLCDGTFVHHLVANHLADTTVSNTLGAPVQLFTTRCVIEELKSLGSSHAKSFRASCRDYKLARCDHEEKESALNCIIKIIGDNNPDHFFVATQDIDLREKCRKIPGVPVLYGLRNALFLEKLSKFQDEYLKAAEDERSRMTDSEFKLLHKRLKNTHGLKDLSTAKNGSDDEDLLLQSPVNRPLRKMDTKDTVQFKRKKAKGPNPLSCKKKKSTSNSGPNVRKTDETGNDAKRSRSRKRKRTHTAKTSNDGATN